In the genome of Rhodoplanes sp. Z2-YC6860, one region contains:
- a CDS encoding phenylacetate--CoA ligase family protein, with the protein MSDHYDTLETREPAAREREQFAKLPEALTQAIVAPGWARQLAGVDPKSVTSRAALAKLPVLRKSELLARQKETPPFGGFNTRPPGRARRLMMSPGPIFEPEGFGTDWWGCARACFAAGFRLGDVVLNSFAYHLTPGGFIMESGAAAIGCAVIAAGPGNTEQQLEAIAHYRPVAYLGTPDFLKILLDAAAQAGKDVSSIKRALVSGAALPATLRDELGGRGVAVLQCYATAELGIVAYESAGREGMIVNEHLILEIVRPGTGDPVADGEVGEVVVTTFNPDYPMIRLATGDLSAVLPGASPCGRTNMRIKGWMGRADQTTKVKGMFVRPEQIAEVVRRYPAVGRVLLVVTRASEQDAMVLMAECAAPDASLVEALTAAVQSVTKLRGEVKLVAPGTLPNDGKVIADERPVG; encoded by the coding sequence ATGTCCGATCACTATGACACCCTGGAAACCCGCGAGCCCGCCGCGCGCGAGCGCGAGCAGTTCGCGAAGCTGCCGGAGGCGTTGACGCAGGCGATTGTTGCGCCCGGCTGGGCGCGACAGCTCGCCGGCGTCGACCCCAAGTCGGTCACTTCGCGTGCCGCGCTCGCGAAATTGCCGGTGCTGCGCAAGTCCGAGCTGCTGGCGCGCCAGAAAGAGACCCCGCCGTTCGGCGGCTTCAACACTAGGCCGCCCGGCCGCGCCAGGCGGCTGATGATGTCGCCTGGTCCGATCTTCGAGCCGGAAGGCTTCGGCACCGACTGGTGGGGCTGTGCGCGCGCCTGCTTCGCCGCGGGGTTCCGCTTGGGTGACGTGGTGCTCAACAGCTTTGCCTATCATCTGACGCCGGGCGGCTTCATCATGGAGTCGGGTGCGGCAGCGATCGGCTGCGCCGTGATCGCGGCCGGCCCCGGCAACACCGAGCAGCAGCTTGAGGCCATCGCGCATTACCGGCCGGTGGCCTATCTGGGCACGCCGGACTTCCTGAAGATTTTGTTGGATGCCGCGGCGCAGGCCGGCAAGGACGTCTCCTCGATCAAGCGCGCGCTGGTGTCGGGCGCGGCGCTGCCGGCAACGCTCCGCGACGAGCTTGGCGGTCGGGGCGTTGCGGTGCTGCAATGCTACGCCACAGCCGAGCTCGGCATCGTCGCTTATGAAAGCGCTGGGCGCGAAGGCATGATCGTCAACGAGCATCTCATTCTGGAGATCGTCCGGCCCGGCACGGGCGATCCCGTGGCCGACGGCGAGGTCGGCGAGGTGGTGGTCACCACCTTCAATCCCGATTATCCGATGATCCGGCTTGCCACCGGCGACCTTTCAGCGGTGTTGCCCGGCGCCTCGCCGTGCGGCCGCACCAACATGCGCATCAAGGGCTGGATGGGCCGCGCCGATCAGACCACCAAGGTGAAGGGCATGTTCGTGCGGCCCGAGCAGATCGCCGAGGTGGTGCGGCGTTACCCGGCGGTCGGCCGGGTGCTGCTCGTCGTGACGCGCGCGAGCGAGCAGGATGCGATGGTCTTGATGGCCGAATGCGCGGCGCCGGACGCGTCATTGGTGGAGGCGCTGACTGCGGCTGTGCAATCGGTCACCAAACTTCGCGGTGAGGTGAAGCTTGTGGCGCCGGGCACGCTCCCCAATGACGGCAAGGTGATCGCCGACGAGCGGCCGGTGGGTTGA
- a CDS encoding GntR family transcriptional regulator, with product MNADALPTAVRHRLDPESERIALYVRLTSVLRRRIETGEWGEGHRIPSIEELCEEYGVARNTVRQALQLLKSDGLIDGGRGVGTFVLKSPGGRVANNELKEAISDPLHLGADQSIEILARNKKVQLPEALCGERGAYPDYTQVRKIHRFRGQPFALMDIYIAAQVYAKFPKGQDGSTKIARLLRDSGVRIADSRLEITTRHPDHETARLLEYSMTGSLVCMRRWRTDADNRIVTAGTYLYRGDLFVLDIAEPFAGIGPARTDFVPRVRKKPR from the coding sequence GTGAATGCAGACGCCTTGCCGACCGCCGTGCGCCACCGGCTCGATCCGGAGAGCGAGCGCATCGCGCTCTATGTGCGGCTGACCAGCGTGCTGCGGCGCCGGATCGAGACCGGCGAGTGGGGCGAGGGCCATCGCATTCCGAGCATCGAGGAGCTTTGCGAGGAATACGGCGTGGCGCGCAACACCGTGCGACAGGCCCTGCAGCTTCTCAAATCCGACGGGCTGATCGACGGCGGCCGCGGCGTCGGCACCTTCGTCCTGAAAAGCCCGGGCGGCCGCGTTGCCAACAACGAGCTGAAGGAGGCGATCAGCGATCCGCTGCACCTCGGCGCCGACCAGAGCATCGAGATACTGGCGCGGAATAAGAAGGTGCAACTGCCCGAGGCGCTCTGTGGCGAGCGCGGAGCCTATCCGGACTACACGCAGGTCCGCAAAATCCACCGCTTCCGCGGCCAGCCTTTCGCGCTGATGGACATCTACATCGCCGCGCAGGTCTACGCGAAGTTCCCGAAAGGTCAGGACGGCTCGACCAAGATCGCGCGCCTCTTGCGCGACAGCGGCGTGCGCATCGCAGATTCGCGGCTCGAAATCACCACGCGGCATCCGGACCACGAGACGGCGCGGCTTCTGGAGTACTCAATGACCGGCTCGCTGGTCTGCATGCGGCGCTGGCGGACCGACGCGGACAACCGCATCGTCACGGCCGGCACGTATCTTTATCGCGGCGACCTGTTCGTGCTCGACATCGCCGAGCCGTTCGCCGGCATTGGTCCGGCCCGCACCGATTTCGTGCCGCGGGTCCGCAAGAAGCCGCGCTAG
- a CDS encoding Bug family tripartite tricarboxylate transporter substrate binding protein, protein MLTRRSLLAAPLLATALAPWRAKAAAAELPAGTITFVVSFPAGGSTDVVMRAVAAKMQARLGRAVIVENKAGAGGAIATGYVAKANPDGLTLLASASSLAANPTLFKSLPFDTLKDLQSVSYIFRTPLVLVVNPERPAKSVADLIALLKQKPGALDYAHGGPGSAIQLAAELFQTMTGTKMNGVAYRGSPLALNDVMAGHVALMFADVGPASVLLRGGQVRALGVTSTERVPAMPDVPTIAEAGVPGFDAVGWTIISAPSATPRPVIDLLANEISIATQEPEVQTLITNIGALPEKSPPPDEIQKFLAAEIARWGALIERAGAAKSL, encoded by the coding sequence ATGCTGACACGACGGTCCTTGCTTGCGGCTCCGCTGCTTGCGACCGCGCTTGCACCCTGGCGCGCGAAAGCCGCAGCCGCTGAATTGCCGGCTGGCACCATCACGTTCGTCGTCTCGTTCCCGGCCGGTGGCAGCACCGACGTGGTGATGCGGGCCGTCGCGGCGAAGATGCAGGCGCGGCTCGGCCGGGCCGTCATCGTCGAGAACAAGGCCGGCGCCGGCGGCGCAATCGCCACCGGCTACGTGGCCAAAGCCAATCCGGACGGGCTGACGCTTCTTGCCTCCGCCAGTTCGCTTGCGGCCAATCCGACGCTGTTCAAGAGCCTGCCGTTCGACACGCTGAAGGACTTGCAGTCCGTCTCTTACATCTTCCGCACGCCGCTGGTGCTGGTGGTGAACCCTGAGCGGCCGGCCAAATCGGTTGCCGATTTGATTGCCCTGCTCAAGCAGAAGCCCGGCGCGCTCGATTACGCCCATGGGGGTCCCGGCTCGGCGATTCAGCTTGCGGCCGAGCTGTTCCAGACCATGACCGGCACCAAGATGAACGGCGTCGCCTATCGCGGCTCGCCGCTTGCGCTCAACGACGTGATGGCGGGCCATGTGGCGTTGATGTTCGCCGATGTCGGCCCGGCCTCGGTGCTTCTGAGAGGCGGCCAGGTCCGCGCGCTCGGCGTGACCTCCACCGAACGTGTGCCCGCGATGCCCGACGTGCCGACCATCGCGGAGGCCGGCGTGCCCGGCTTCGACGCGGTCGGCTGGACGATCATCTCGGCGCCGTCGGCGACGCCACGGCCGGTCATCGATCTTCTGGCCAACGAGATTTCGATCGCGACGCAGGAGCCGGAGGTCCAGACCCTGATCACCAATATCGGTGCGCTGCCGGAGAAAAGCCCGCCGCCCGACGAAATACAGAAATTCCTCGCCGCGGAGATCGCGCGTTGGGGCGCTCTGATCGAGCGCGCCGGCGCCGCCAAATCGCTGTAG
- a CDS encoding CaiB/BaiF CoA transferase family protein, giving the protein MLERVQVIEIGQVLSAPYAATIFADLGADVIKVEKPELGDDARHMGAAFAQGDSLHFLDMNRNKASVTIDLKSAEGVEQLHDLLETADILIHNMRPGVVDTLGIDGPALCARHPRLIYCEISGFGNGGPMKKLPAFEPVAQAFSGILSINGNADGPPARLGVSVVDMGTAMWTVIGALSALHQREITGKGGIINTSLLETSLAWAGPHIAGYLNEGRVPQRLGTAHPHLVPYQTFDANDGSLLIAAGNDRLFERLCGALGTPEWKTDPRFKGNRARITSRVELIRLIAEKIATQPRQFWIKTLTESGVPCAPVNTIPEVLKEPQVEALGILQKVADTGVTLAGLPLSFNGQRPKIRKLGPRLGQDNATRIKKKTPVKS; this is encoded by the coding sequence ATGCTCGAACGCGTGCAGGTGATTGAAATCGGCCAGGTGCTGTCGGCGCCCTACGCGGCGACGATCTTCGCCGACCTTGGCGCCGATGTGATCAAGGTCGAGAAGCCGGAGCTGGGCGACGACGCGCGCCATATGGGCGCGGCCTTCGCGCAGGGCGATTCGCTGCACTTCCTCGACATGAACCGCAACAAGGCGTCGGTCACGATCGACCTGAAGTCGGCGGAAGGCGTCGAGCAGTTGCACGACCTGCTCGAAACTGCGGACATCCTCATCCACAACATGCGGCCGGGCGTGGTCGATACGCTCGGCATCGACGGACCGGCGCTCTGCGCGCGGCATCCGCGGCTGATCTATTGCGAGATTTCCGGCTTCGGCAACGGCGGTCCGATGAAGAAGCTGCCGGCTTTCGAACCGGTGGCTCAGGCCTTCAGCGGCATCCTCAGCATCAACGGCAATGCGGACGGGCCGCCGGCGCGCCTCGGCGTGTCCGTGGTCGATATGGGCACCGCGATGTGGACCGTGATCGGCGCATTGTCGGCATTGCATCAGCGCGAGATCACCGGCAAAGGCGGCATCATCAACACCTCGTTGCTCGAGACTTCGCTCGCCTGGGCCGGTCCGCACATCGCGGGCTACCTCAACGAAGGCCGCGTGCCGCAGCGGCTCGGCACGGCGCATCCGCATCTCGTGCCCTATCAGACGTTTGACGCCAACGACGGCTCATTGCTGATCGCCGCCGGCAACGACCGGCTGTTCGAGCGGCTGTGCGGCGCGCTCGGCACCCCGGAGTGGAAGACCGACCCGCGGTTCAAGGGCAACCGCGCGCGCATCACGAGCCGCGTGGAACTGATCCGGCTGATCGCGGAGAAGATCGCGACACAGCCGCGGCAGTTCTGGATCAAGACGCTGACCGAGTCGGGCGTGCCGTGCGCGCCGGTCAACACGATTCCCGAGGTGCTGAAGGAACCGCAGGTCGAGGCGCTCGGCATCCTGCAGAAGGTCGCGGACACCGGCGTCACACTCGCGGGCCTGCCGCTCAGCTTCAACGGCCAGCGACCAAAGATCCGCAAGCTCGGACCGCGGCTCGGCCAGGACAACGCCACCCGTATCAAGAAGAAGACGCCGGTGAAATCATGA
- a CDS encoding class II aldolase/adducin family protein, whose amino-acid sequence MTDEATLRAKTATLTRMLGLQGTIGMFGHVSIRVPGTDKCFISPGASTEKSTVRPEHIFVYNIDGTIIEHPGGLIPLEWRIHTQIHRDRPDAMCVCHLHAPHARAVAIAGKPLKPVFLHGSFLCTGVPTWNNPRLVVNDAQASDLSKTLGGHLVAQMRGHGTVVAGASAEEAFFACTFLEENAQIMLQADVAGGAIPLSDEEARDCAAGTFNPRLFDLLWKFYERKVAL is encoded by the coding sequence ATGACCGACGAAGCGACATTGCGCGCCAAGACCGCGACGCTGACCCGAATGCTGGGCCTGCAAGGCACCATCGGCATGTTCGGCCACGTCTCGATCCGCGTGCCCGGCACCGACAAGTGCTTCATCAGCCCCGGCGCCAGCACGGAAAAAAGCACGGTCCGGCCCGAGCACATCTTCGTCTACAACATCGACGGCACCATCATCGAGCATCCCGGCGGGCTCATTCCGCTGGAGTGGCGCATCCACACCCAGATCCATCGCGACCGGCCCGATGCGATGTGCGTCTGCCATCTGCATGCGCCGCATGCGCGCGCGGTAGCGATCGCCGGCAAACCGTTGAAGCCGGTGTTCCTGCACGGCTCGTTCCTCTGCACTGGCGTGCCCACCTGGAACAATCCGCGCCTGGTGGTGAACGACGCGCAGGCGAGCGACCTGTCGAAGACGCTCGGCGGTCATCTGGTCGCGCAGATGCGCGGCCACGGCACCGTGGTGGCAGGCGCGAGCGCCGAGGAAGCGTTCTTCGCTTGCACGTTCCTCGAAGAGAACGCGCAGATCATGCTTCAGGCCGACGTCGCAGGCGGCGCCATTCCGCTCAGTGACGAGGAGGCGCGCGACTGCGCCGCGGGCACGTTCAATCCACGGCTGTTCGACCTGCTCTGGAAATTCTACGAGCGCAAGGTCGCGCTGTAG
- a CDS encoding dienelactone hydrolase family protein, translating into MSTVELKAKDGHRLAAYCAKPQGQPRGGLVVIQEFFGVNGHIRRVCDQFANDGYLVLSPAIFDRAERNVELGYDEAGMNKGRELRAKLVLDNCMIDIQAVIDAAGAAGKVAPLGYCWGGSLAYLAAARLSGLACAIGYYGAQIAGHSNETPRVPTLLHYAEVDEYIPQADIEKVRNAQPAVTIYQYPGTEHGFNCDDRKFWEPKAAALARERTLAFIRQHVG; encoded by the coding sequence ATGAGTACAGTCGAATTGAAGGCCAAGGACGGCCACCGCCTCGCCGCCTATTGCGCCAAGCCCCAGGGCCAGCCGCGCGGCGGCCTCGTCGTCATCCAGGAGTTCTTCGGCGTGAATGGCCACATCCGCCGGGTGTGCGACCAGTTCGCCAATGACGGCTATCTGGTGCTCTCTCCCGCGATCTTCGATCGCGCCGAGCGCAACGTCGAGCTTGGCTACGACGAGGCCGGCATGAACAAGGGGCGCGAGCTTCGCGCCAAGCTCGTGCTCGACAACTGCATGATCGACATCCAGGCCGTGATCGATGCGGCGGGTGCTGCGGGCAAGGTCGCGCCGCTCGGCTATTGCTGGGGTGGATCGCTGGCTTATCTCGCGGCCGCGCGGCTGAGCGGACTCGCCTGCGCCATCGGCTATTACGGCGCGCAGATCGCAGGCCATTCGAACGAAACGCCGCGGGTGCCCACGCTGCTGCACTATGCAGAGGTCGACGAATACATCCCGCAGGCCGATATCGAGAAGGTGCGCAACGCGCAGCCAGCCGTGACCATCTACCAATATCCAGGCACCGAACACGGCTTCAACTGCGACGACCGCAAGTTCTGGGAGCCGAAAGCCGCGGCGCTGGCGCGCGAACGGACGCTCGCCTTCATCCGCCAGCACGTCGGCTGA
- a CDS encoding FAD-binding protein codes for MTDALKPRDAKDVQDAVQWALSEGKTLEVVGRGSKRALGRPSQSDLTLDLSGLSGVTLYEPEELVLSAKAGTPIAEIEALVAERGQQLDFEPMDYGPVLGSDPGSGSLGGALAANLSGPRRIKAGAARDHFLGVSAVSGRGEAFKSGGRVVKNVTGYDLCKLLAGSWGTLAAMIDVTIKTLPRPETEASVVVAGLDDARATQAMAAAMGSSCDVSAAAHLPRNMVVNVGGLYMVEAATVFRLEGVAPSVHHRKAALTALLKPFGSIDQADESHSRTLWRSIRDAKPFWASAVSGEWPLWRVSTAPTRGHELAAMLPQGAQWFYDWAGGLLWIALPPSNDGGAAAIRRAVSKIGGHATLVRAPAAVRAAVEVFELQKGALAGVSKRVKESFDPKGVLNPGRMWAGV; via the coding sequence ATGACCGACGCGCTCAAGCCTCGCGACGCCAAGGACGTGCAGGACGCCGTTCAATGGGCGCTGTCCGAGGGCAAGACGCTCGAGGTCGTCGGCCGTGGTTCGAAGCGCGCGCTCGGCCGGCCGAGCCAGTCCGACCTGACGCTCGATCTGTCCGGGCTTTCCGGCGTTACGCTCTATGAGCCTGAGGAACTGGTGCTGTCCGCCAAGGCCGGCACGCCGATCGCCGAGATCGAGGCGCTGGTCGCGGAGCGTGGTCAGCAGCTGGACTTCGAGCCGATGGACTACGGTCCGGTGCTGGGCTCCGACCCAGGCTCAGGCTCGCTCGGTGGCGCGCTCGCCGCCAATCTGTCCGGTCCCCGACGGATCAAGGCCGGCGCGGCACGCGATCATTTTCTCGGCGTGTCCGCGGTGTCCGGCCGCGGCGAAGCCTTCAAGTCCGGCGGGCGCGTGGTCAAAAACGTCACCGGTTACGATCTCTGCAAGCTGCTCGCCGGCTCCTGGGGCACGCTCGCCGCGATGATCGACGTGACGATCAAGACATTGCCGAGGCCCGAGACCGAGGCGAGCGTCGTGGTCGCGGGCCTCGATGATGCCCGCGCCACGCAGGCCATGGCGGCGGCGATGGGCTCGTCCTGCGATGTGTCGGCGGCGGCGCATTTGCCCCGCAACATGGTGGTGAACGTTGGCGGACTCTATATGGTGGAGGCTGCGACCGTATTCCGCTTGGAGGGAGTCGCGCCGTCGGTGCATCACCGCAAGGCCGCGTTGACTGCGCTGCTCAAGCCATTTGGTTCTATCGACCAGGCCGACGAAAGCCATTCGCGGACGCTGTGGCGGAGCATTCGCGACGCGAAGCCCTTCTGGGCCAGCGCGGTGTCAGGCGAGTGGCCGCTGTGGCGCGTCTCCACCGCGCCGACCCGCGGCCACGAACTCGCGGCGATGCTGCCCCAGGGCGCGCAATGGTTCTATGACTGGGCCGGCGGCCTTCTCTGGATCGCGTTGCCGCCGTCGAATGACGGAGGCGCCGCCGCGATCCGCCGCGCCGTATCGAAAATCGGCGGCCATGCCACGCTCGTTCGTGCGCCGGCTGCCGTGCGCGCTGCCGTCGAGGTGTTCGAACTGCAGAAGGGGGCGCTCGCAGGCGTGAGCAAACGCGTCAAGGAGAGCTTCGATCCCAAGGGTGTGCTCAACCCGGGCCGGATGTGGGCGGGGGTCTGA
- a CDS encoding acyl-CoA dehydrogenase family protein: MTDFHFKLSDAQRRLIGDVRAVVQSEFKPRGEEFMQGAFPWPNIRKLGEMGILGMAVPKAYGGMELGVFDTALVLEEIAKGCYVTAMAVLGEVGTQTRIIATYAPEAVKQRLLPGVAKGEHLLSICMTEPHAGTDVGAYTTNVERRGGKLVLNGTKSLVSRAEEASAFVVFARVDDQPGGEGIGCVLVDRDTKGLVHKNRSHSMGGEYLHTIAFENCELPEENLLLGPGSLKKLLSAFNTQRCLNPAISLGISEGAFSEALAYAKSRKAFGRSIGEFQGMRWKLADMWREIEAARGLLYRACAGADPFPDPLLAATAKIYCNEISVRITSEAIQVFGGYGFTDEFLVSRMYRAARYGSLGGGTSETLRDLVGKRLMNADNPADVFDLADF, from the coding sequence TTGACCGATTTTCATTTCAAGCTGAGCGATGCGCAGCGGCGGCTCATCGGCGACGTGCGCGCCGTGGTGCAGAGCGAGTTCAAGCCGCGCGGCGAGGAGTTCATGCAAGGCGCGTTCCCCTGGCCGAACATCAGGAAGCTCGGTGAGATGGGCATCCTCGGCATGGCGGTGCCGAAAGCTTATGGCGGCATGGAGCTCGGCGTGTTCGACACCGCGCTGGTGCTCGAGGAGATCGCGAAAGGCTGCTACGTCACCGCCATGGCGGTGCTGGGCGAGGTCGGCACGCAGACCCGGATCATCGCGACCTATGCGCCCGAGGCCGTCAAGCAGCGCCTCCTGCCCGGCGTTGCCAAGGGCGAGCATCTGCTTTCGATCTGCATGACCGAACCGCACGCCGGCACCGACGTCGGCGCCTACACGACCAATGTCGAACGACGCGGCGGCAAGCTCGTTCTCAACGGTACGAAATCATTGGTGAGCCGCGCCGAAGAGGCGAGCGCCTTCGTGGTGTTCGCGCGGGTCGACGATCAGCCCGGCGGCGAGGGCATCGGCTGCGTGCTGGTCGATCGCGACACGAAAGGCCTCGTGCACAAGAACCGCTCGCACAGCATGGGCGGCGAATATCTCCACACCATCGCATTCGAGAATTGCGAATTGCCGGAGGAGAACCTGTTGCTCGGTCCAGGCAGCCTCAAGAAGCTGCTTTCGGCCTTCAACACCCAGCGCTGTCTCAACCCGGCGATATCGTTGGGCATCTCCGAAGGCGCCTTCTCCGAAGCGTTGGCCTATGCGAAGAGCCGCAAGGCGTTCGGCCGCAGCATCGGCGAGTTCCAGGGCATGCGCTGGAAGCTGGCCGACATGTGGCGCGAGATCGAGGCGGCGAGGGGGCTGCTCTACCGCGCCTGCGCCGGAGCCGACCCGTTTCCCGATCCGCTTCTGGCCGCGACCGCCAAGATCTATTGCAACGAGATATCGGTCCGTATCACCAGCGAGGCGATCCAGGTGTTCGGCGGCTACGGCTTCACCGACGAGTTTCTCGTGTCGCGGATGTACCGCGCCGCGCGTTACGGCAGTCTCGGCGGCGGCACGTCGGAAACATTACGCGATCTGGTTGGCAAACGGCTCATGAACGCCGACAATCCAGCGGACGTTTTCGATCTCGCGGATTTCTGA
- a CDS encoding MBL fold metallo-hydrolase, whose product MKWATLAAAFMATCFAWAGSAVAADIPDACNSTQAAVTGGPTPPANSDVVVIRWLGNANFEFAYKGKVYLFDAYFNRTPRAHNIGFKAEDIKKAEAIFVSHAHFDHISDIGTIAKQTGAPVVGAPLSAEVAKKLGVPDQQIVVAKGGETMKFGDATIEIALAQHSTIQAGLTDIYAKLYENDSPPLSEDEKKELVAVRSRGTFDPKVITEGTLAYGITFPSGFKAVLIGSAGPITPGVKALAEKLGPVDVAIIAYQVHAVADTQIGYTWPFIELFKPKLFLPAHHDANPPAWVDLGLEPMFDKIRTNIPGTAYLAPLYRSPICVSGGGVDKGKVVSFKY is encoded by the coding sequence ATGAAATGGGCAACGCTGGCGGCTGCTTTTATGGCCACATGCTTCGCATGGGCCGGGTCGGCCGTCGCGGCTGATATTCCCGACGCTTGCAACAGCACTCAGGCCGCGGTGACCGGCGGGCCAACCCCGCCAGCCAACTCCGACGTCGTCGTCATCCGCTGGCTCGGCAACGCCAATTTCGAATTCGCCTACAAGGGCAAGGTCTATCTGTTCGACGCCTATTTCAACCGCACGCCGCGGGCGCACAACATCGGCTTCAAGGCGGAAGACATCAAGAAGGCCGAAGCGATCTTCGTCTCCCATGCGCACTTCGATCATATCTCGGACATCGGCACGATCGCGAAACAGACCGGCGCGCCGGTGGTGGGCGCGCCGCTGTCCGCCGAGGTCGCGAAGAAGCTCGGCGTGCCCGACCAGCAGATCGTCGTCGCCAAGGGCGGCGAGACCATGAAGTTTGGCGATGCGACGATAGAGATCGCGCTCGCGCAGCACTCGACCATCCAGGCCGGTCTCACCGACATCTACGCCAAACTTTACGAGAACGACTCGCCGCCACTGTCAGAAGACGAGAAGAAAGAGTTGGTGGCGGTCCGCTCGCGCGGCACGTTCGATCCCAAAGTGATCACCGAGGGAACGCTCGCTTATGGCATCACGTTTCCATCGGGCTTCAAGGCGGTGCTGATCGGCAGCGCCGGACCGATCACGCCGGGCGTCAAGGCGCTGGCTGAAAAGCTCGGGCCGGTTGACGTCGCGATCATCGCCTATCAGGTGCACGCGGTCGCCGATACACAGATCGGCTACACATGGCCGTTCATCGAGCTGTTCAAGCCGAAGCTGTTCCTGCCGGCGCACCACGACGCCAACCCGCCGGCCTGGGTCGATCTCGGCCTCGAGCCGATGTTTGACAAGATCCGCACGAACATACCGGGCACGGCCTATCTCGCGCCGCTCTACCGTTCGCCGATCTGCGTCTCGGGCGGCGGCGTGGACAAGGGCAAGGTCGTGTCGTTCAAGTATTGA
- the glcF gene encoding glycolate oxidase subunit GlcF: MQTTFTLAQLADPNIAEADKILRACVHCGFCTATCPTYVLLGDERDSPRGRIYLIKEMLEQDRPATVEVVTHIDRCLSCLSCMTTCPSGVHYMHLVDHARAHVEATYRRPLLDRLMREFLANVMPYPRRLRLAMLASALARPFAPLLSLVGLKPLAAALRLAPRGKPAAMTDPGVYPAQGARRARVAVLAGCANEALTPSITQAAIRVLNRNGVEAVIVPDAGCCGSLEHHMGREEGAFAKARANVDAWSREIEARGLDAILVTLSGCGTTVKDYGFMLRNDPAYAAKAAKVSSLAKDVCEYLATLDVTASAPRPLTVAYHSACSLQHGQKLHREPKGLLAACGFTVKEVPEAHLCCGSAGTYNILQPELATRLRDRKIGNIAKTAPDVIAAGNIGCIAQIASGTTIPVVHSVELIDWATGGPVPEVLK; the protein is encoded by the coding sequence ATGCAAACGACCTTCACCCTGGCGCAGCTTGCCGATCCGAACATCGCCGAGGCCGACAAGATCCTCCGCGCCTGCGTGCATTGCGGCTTCTGCACCGCGACCTGCCCGACCTATGTACTGCTCGGCGACGAGCGCGACTCGCCGCGCGGCCGCATCTACCTGATCAAGGAGATGCTGGAGCAGGACCGTCCCGCCACGGTCGAAGTGGTCACCCACATCGACCGTTGCCTTTCGTGCCTGTCCTGCATGACGACATGCCCGTCCGGTGTGCACTACATGCATCTGGTCGATCATGCCCGCGCTCATGTCGAGGCGACCTATCGGCGCCCGCTGCTCGACCGGCTGATGCGCGAGTTCCTTGCCAACGTCATGCCGTATCCGCGCCGGCTGCGGCTCGCGATGCTGGCGTCGGCGCTGGCGCGGCCCTTCGCGCCGCTGCTGTCGCTGGTCGGGTTGAAGCCGTTGGCTGCGGCGCTGCGCCTCGCGCCGCGCGGCAAGCCGGCCGCTATGACTGATCCGGGCGTGTATCCGGCGCAAGGCGCGCGCCGGGCGCGGGTCGCGGTTCTTGCCGGCTGTGCCAACGAAGCGCTGACGCCATCGATCACCCAGGCCGCGATCCGTGTGCTCAACCGGAATGGCGTCGAGGCCGTGATCGTGCCGGACGCCGGCTGCTGCGGCTCGCTCGAGCATCACATGGGCCGCGAGGAGGGTGCTTTCGCCAAGGCGCGTGCTAATGTCGACGCCTGGAGCCGTGAGATCGAGGCGCGGGGCCTCGATGCCATCCTGGTGACATTGTCGGGCTGCGGCACCACCGTGAAGGACTACGGCTTCATGCTGCGCAACGATCCCGCCTATGCGGCCAAGGCCGCCAAGGTGTCGTCGCTGGCGAAGGACGTGTGCGAGTATCTCGCCACGCTCGATGTCACCGCGTCCGCGCCGCGTCCGCTCACCGTCGCTTACCACTCGGCCTGCTCGCTTCAGCACGGCCAGAAGCTGCATCGGGAACCGAAGGGCCTGCTCGCGGCTTGTGGCTTCACGGTCAAGGAGGTGCCGGAGGCGCATCTGTGTTGTGGCTCGGCCGGCACTTACAATATCCTTCAGCCGGAACTCGCCACGCGTTTGCGCGACCGCAAGATCGGTAACATCGCCAAGACCGCGCCCGACGTGATCGCGGCCGGCAATATCGGCTGCATCGCTCAGATCGCCTCGGGCACGACAATCCCGGTGGTGCATTCGGTTGAACTGATTGATTGGGCCACCGGCGGACCGGTGCCCGAAGTTTTGAAATAG